The following is a genomic window from Syntrophomonadaceae bacterium.
TTTCCAATACTCCAGCATGCCAAACAGGATTGCGGCCAAAGCAAAATCAATGGGTTTTTTGACTGCGCTGATCCAGATGGGATCAAACAGCGCGGCAAGCAAAAGTCCAACTACAGCGGCATTGACGCCCATCAGTGAGCCCTGAACTTTTGGAAGGCCGCGAAGATGGTGCCAAAAAGGCAATATCCCAATGACCAACAATGCACCGGGAAGAAATATCGCTACTGTTGCAAGCAAAGCGCCGGGCCAGCCAAAAATAGTTGCCCCTAAAAATGCCGCAAAGGTGAACAGCGGGCCGGGAACAGCCTGGGCCGCACCGTAACCGGCCAAAAATTCTTCTCTTGTTACTAAACCAACGGGAACAACCTCTCTTTCCAGCAACGGGAGCACTACATGGCCTCCCCCAAAAACCAGGGAACCTGAACGATAAAAACTGTCAAATACCTGGAGCCACTTAGAAGGAACAACCTGGCTCATAATTGGCAGCAAAATCAGCAACCCAAAAAAGAGAATCAGGCATATCAACGCTACTGAACGGGCAACCGGTATTTTAATGTTGACAAGATCCGGAACGCTTGCCTTTTGGTATAAAAAGGTGCCGGTAAGACCCGCCAGAAATATTAGCAAGACTTGCGTAACGGCCGTAGGCCACATTAAGATGGCAACGGCTGTTAACAGGGCAATGGTAGCCCGGTTCCGGTCCGGGGTCAGGTTTCTGCTCATTCCCAAAACAGCATGGGCCACCACGGCTACCGCAACAATCTTCAGACCATAAATCAATCCCGTGCCGCCCACATCAAGCCCCTGCATCAGCATAGCAAAAGCCACCAGGATCAGTGCGGAAGGCAAAGTAAAACCAAGCCAGACAGCAAAAGCTCCCAAGACCCCGGCTCGCATTGCGCCGATGCCCATTCCAACCTGGCTGCTGGTTGGTCCCGGCAGGATCTGGCACAGTGCGACTAAGTCGGCATAGCTTTTATCGTCCAACCATTGACGATTGCGGACATACTCGTGATGGAAATAGCCGATATGGGCAATCGGCCCGCCAAACGAGGTTAATCCCAGTTTTAAGGCCACCCCAAACAACTGCAAAAAAGAACCGTCATGGGGCTTAGTTTGCTGAGAAGTGGGCAGGTTGTTTTGGTTTACTTCCCTACTCTTCATTTTATATCCATTCCTTTCGCTGCACTCAGACACAAAACGCAATAAATGCATTTCTTTAAGATCTCATCACCTGGCTCTTATTGATTAATCAGCGATTAGTACTTCTTCCACCAGCTCCCTGATTTTTTTTCTGGCCTCCGCCAAGGCATCCCTGCCTTCTGGTGTAATAAGATAGTACTTTCTAACCTTACCATCTACTAATCGTTCCTCTTTTTTCAGGTATCCCCGCTTTTCCATTTGGTGCAAGGTCGGGTACATGGTACCCGGGCTTATTTCGTAACCATGACTGGCCAGCTCTTCAATCAAAGAAAGGCCATAAACAGGGCCCTCTTCCGCATGGTGAAGGATATGGATTTTGATAAACCCTAAAAAGAATTCCCGGAACATAGCGCCACTCACAATGGGCACCCCCTGATAACGCATCTCGATATCGCTTATCGATATTATACTCCATAAGCAGTTTGTTTAGCAAGACCCAGTTAATATAAAGCATAACTGCTCCCCAGCACTCAATCTCGTGTGCGTGACGGGCCTTTAGGCGGGGCAATCGGTGTAACGGCAAACTGCATAACGATAAAGGCCCGGCAAAAGAGGTTTCAGTCCCTTATTAGGCGGGGCAATCGGTATAACATCAGGGCGGATCTTGGGAGGCCCTGATTGATGCGATGTTTCAGTCCCTATTCTACAGGGTTGGCAGTGCTACGCCCGGAATTCCCCTCCCCTGGAGGGGTAGGGGTGGTATTTAAGTCCCCACTGTAATTCACCAATAAAAATATTGCAATGAAAAACTATATTTTTTGTTAGCACTGTCTATTTTTAGTGGCACACTTTTCGTTAGCGTTTTTGGTACACTTTATTTTATCATTTACTCCGAATAATCGTGGTCAAGTGCTGTATTTTAAATGGCCGAAAATGCTGTATTTTTATTGACCGTTTACATCCCGCCGCTGGCGGTGGGTTTCAGTCCCCTATTAGGCGGGGCAATTGGTGTAACGCGAAGATGGACCCGCTAAAGAAATTTTCTATGAAAAGTTTCAGTCCCCTATTAGGCGGGGCAATCGGTGTAACACGTGGAACAAGAGATCGAAACAGAAAAAACTGCGTGGTTTCAGTCCCCTATTAGGCGGGGCAATCGGTGTAACCTAACAGTCATAAGTATTATTAGCATATTATTCGGTTTCAGTCCCCTATTAGGCGGGGCAATCG
Proteins encoded in this region:
- a CDS encoding chromate transporter, producing MKSREVNQNNLPTSQQTKPHDGSFLQLFGVALKLGLTSFGGPIAHIGYFHHEYVRNRQWLDDKSYADLVALCQILPGPTSSQVGMGIGAMRAGVLGAFAVWLGFTLPSALILVAFAMLMQGLDVGGTGLIYGLKIVAVAVVAHAVLGMSRNLTPDRNRATIALLTAVAILMWPTAVTQVLLIFLAGLTGTFLYQKASVPDLVNIKIPVARSVALICLILFFGLLILLPIMSQVVPSKWLQVFDSFYRSGSLVFGGGHVVLPLLEREVVPVGLVTREEFLAGYGAAQAVPGPLFTFAAFLGATIFGWPGALLATVAIFLPGALLVIGILPFWHHLRGLPKVQGSLMGVNAAVVGLLLAALFDPIWISAVKKPIDFALAAILFGMLEYWKLPSWVIVVTGATGGLLIFRF
- a CDS encoding helix-turn-helix transcriptional regulator translates to MSGAMFREFFLGFIKIHILHHAEEGPVYGLSLIEELASHGYEISPGTMYPTLHQMEKRGYLKKEERLVDGKVRKYYLITPEGRDALAEARKKIRELVEEVLIAD